The following are from one region of the Mycolicibacterium helvum genome:
- a CDS encoding aminobutyraldehyde dehydrogenase, translating into MTAGRFHRGERIPGSGQVRILIDPATGEQTTTVSEATVAEARAAVTAATEAYPEWSGRTAGERARAILRWADLIDAHAADLTALEVAETGKPVAVFRDGELPFGTDNLRFFAGAARSLEQSGAGVLSEGYTSMIVRRPVGPVVGIAPWNFPMIMGLWKIGPAIAAGNTIVVKPAPATPSSTLHIAALAVEAGIPAGVLEVVTGDESVGQALVEDERVQLISITGSTRAGRQVMSTASARGGRVHLELGGKAPCLVFEDAHLDSAAHGIAMGATYNSGQDCTAATRVYAQESVFDDVVARLRDKFAAIRVGSPHDPTSDIGPLVSLEHRGRVHGFVERAVAAGATVHIGGSVPEGPGAYYPPTLITGAQQCAEIVQDEVFGPVLVVLPFSDEAQAIVLANDCRYGLASSVWTQDVARALRVSHAIEAGVTWVNDHLPIASEAPHGGVKASGFGKDMSQEAVAEYTVARHIMVKHAPRAAHDSFRPS; encoded by the coding sequence ATGACCGCAGGACGCTTCCATCGAGGCGAACGTATCCCGGGCTCGGGCCAGGTGCGGATTCTGATCGACCCGGCCACGGGCGAGCAGACCACGACAGTGTCGGAGGCTACTGTCGCCGAGGCCCGCGCGGCCGTCACCGCGGCCACTGAGGCCTATCCCGAATGGTCTGGCCGAACTGCGGGCGAGCGGGCCAGGGCCATCCTGCGGTGGGCAGACTTGATCGATGCGCACGCCGCCGATCTCACTGCCCTTGAGGTCGCCGAGACCGGCAAGCCCGTCGCGGTCTTTCGCGACGGTGAACTGCCTTTCGGCACTGACAATCTGAGGTTCTTCGCAGGTGCGGCACGCTCGCTGGAGCAGTCCGGAGCCGGTGTCCTCAGCGAGGGCTATACGTCCATGATCGTGCGCCGGCCGGTAGGACCGGTCGTTGGCATCGCACCGTGGAACTTCCCGATGATCATGGGCCTGTGGAAGATTGGCCCCGCCATTGCGGCGGGTAACACCATCGTGGTGAAACCGGCACCTGCGACGCCGAGCAGCACGCTCCACATCGCTGCGCTGGCAGTCGAAGCGGGGATCCCCGCCGGTGTCCTCGAAGTGGTGACCGGCGATGAGTCCGTCGGACAGGCCCTGGTGGAAGACGAACGGGTACAACTGATCTCGATCACCGGCTCGACCCGCGCCGGGCGTCAGGTGATGTCAACAGCCTCGGCAAGGGGCGGGCGGGTGCACCTGGAACTCGGTGGAAAGGCTCCGTGCCTGGTCTTCGAGGACGCCCACCTGGACTCCGCAGCGCACGGCATCGCGATGGGTGCCACCTACAACTCCGGACAGGATTGCACGGCGGCCACCCGGGTCTATGCCCAGGAATCGGTGTTCGACGACGTTGTGGCCCGCCTGCGGGACAAGTTCGCTGCCATCCGCGTCGGAAGCCCCCATGATCCGACCTCCGACATCGGACCACTCGTCAGCCTGGAACACCGTGGGCGTGTCCATGGATTCGTCGAACGTGCCGTCGCCGCGGGCGCAACAGTGCACATCGGTGGCTCAGTCCCCGAGGGGCCGGGAGCGTACTACCCGCCCACACTGATCACCGGGGCACAGCAGTGCGCCGAGATCGTCCAGGACGAGGTGTTCGGACCTGTTTTGGTCGTGCTGCCGTTCAGCGACGAGGCGCAGGCAATCGTCCTGGCCAACGACTGCCGCTACGGCCTGGCGTCCTCGGTGTGGACACAGGATGTGGCTCGCGCACTACGCGTCTCCCACGCCATCGAGGCGGGGGTGACGTGGGTCAACGATCATCTTCCGATCGCCTCCGAGGCGCCCCACGGCGGAGTGAAGGCGAGCGGCTTCGGCAAGGACATGAGCCAGGAGGCCGTCGCCGAGTACACCGTCGCTCGGCACATCATGGTGAAGCACGCTCCACGCGCTGCCCACGATTCGTTTCGTCCCAGCTGA
- a CDS encoding NAD(P)/FAD-dependent oxidoreductase yields MSDRLLRDAAPRPVWWEGVETGPRTDPLTGHVSADLVIVGAGYTGLWAAIEALGEQPGRRVVILEQSWTGSAASGRNGGFVSESLTHGIAHGEARWPDELDQLERLGRHNVAEIADFVTTHRIDADLRMVGKTTVARTPHEVEALRNAAASHTRRGVAVELLDREQIRADIDSPLFLAGLRIHSGGLVDPVALVLGLRRVAEERGAVIYEQTPALGISRAGDVLTVRTPQGAVTTGQVLLASNAFPPLLRRLKAWLLPVYDYVLATAPLSAEQLSSIGWAQNQGLTDAGNQFHYFRRTRDDRIIWGGYDAIYHFGNRVAPELEQRDASHLLLARQFRETFPQLEDLPFTHRWGGVIDTTSRFTPIFGTAHGGRVAYAVGFTGLGVASTRFGAQVALDLLAGRRTERTRLKAVTAAALPFPPEPLRWPAVEITRAALAREDETGRRGLLLRTLDRFGVGFNS; encoded by the coding sequence GTGAGCGACCGTCTGCTCCGCGACGCCGCGCCCCGGCCGGTGTGGTGGGAGGGCGTGGAAACCGGGCCACGAACTGATCCTTTGACCGGCCATGTTTCGGCGGATCTAGTGATCGTCGGCGCCGGATACACCGGCCTGTGGGCGGCTATCGAGGCGCTGGGAGAACAGCCGGGCCGTCGCGTCGTGATCCTCGAGCAGTCCTGGACCGGATCAGCCGCTTCCGGGCGCAACGGTGGCTTCGTCTCGGAGTCCCTGACACATGGCATCGCGCACGGCGAAGCAAGGTGGCCCGACGAACTCGATCAACTCGAGCGGTTAGGACGCCACAACGTAGCCGAGATCGCCGACTTCGTAACCACTCACCGGATCGACGCCGACCTGCGTATGGTCGGCAAAACGACCGTGGCGCGGACGCCGCATGAAGTGGAGGCGCTGCGAAACGCGGCCGCGTCACACACCCGCCGCGGTGTCGCGGTCGAATTACTTGACCGAGAACAGATTCGGGCCGACATCGATTCGCCACTGTTTCTTGCCGGCTTGCGCATTCACTCCGGCGGCTTGGTCGATCCAGTGGCGTTGGTGCTGGGATTGCGGCGGGTGGCAGAAGAGCGCGGAGCCGTCATATACGAACAGACCCCGGCTCTCGGGATCAGCCGTGCCGGTGACGTTCTGACTGTACGCACCCCACAGGGTGCGGTAACGACAGGCCAAGTGCTGCTGGCCTCCAACGCCTTTCCACCGCTGCTGCGGCGCCTCAAGGCATGGCTGCTGCCCGTCTACGACTACGTGTTGGCGACCGCCCCGCTGTCCGCAGAGCAGCTCTCGTCGATCGGCTGGGCGCAAAATCAGGGACTCACCGACGCGGGCAACCAGTTTCACTACTTCCGCCGGACGCGTGACGACCGGATTATCTGGGGTGGTTACGACGCGATCTATCACTTCGGTAACCGCGTCGCCCCCGAATTGGAGCAGCGCGACGCCTCGCATCTGTTGCTCGCCCGTCAGTTTCGTGAGACATTCCCACAACTGGAAGACCTGCCGTTCACCCACCGGTGGGGTGGCGTCATCGACACCACTAGCCGATTTACACCGATCTTCGGCACCGCACATGGTGGTCGCGTTGCCTACGCTGTTGGATTCACCGGCCTCGGCGTGGCCTCCACGCGCTTCGGTGCTCAGGTCGCACTCGATCTCCTTGCCGGGCGCAGGACGGAACGAACACGGTTGAAGGCCGTGACTGCCGCTGCGCTGCCGTTCCCGCCCGAACCCCTGCGGTGGCCCGCGGTCGAGATCACCCGGGCCGCCCTGGCCCGCGAGGACGAGACCGGCCGCCGCGGCCTACTACTGCGCACACTCGACCGATTCGGTGTGGGCTTCAACAGCTGA
- a CDS encoding TetR/AcrR family transcriptional regulator has translation MTPNQDEEVTGVAVSRSERRANLLHAAQRAVMKHGADVQLKQVAAEAGLTSGAVLYHFPDVQSLLVEANRAGMERFYDERLRAIEGIAEPDRRLVVTIESGLPVDSDDPAVKLLCELGGAAGRYPTYGVLLTALFDRQVAMYQVILESGAAQGQFTLSSPSLTIARNIVALEDAYGYRMIARHPSLDADSSVELVLDYARVATAHPLPRISPNESNRQ, from the coding sequence GTGACGCCCAACCAAGACGAGGAGGTGACCGGCGTGGCAGTGAGCCGCAGTGAGCGACGCGCGAACCTTCTCCATGCCGCGCAGCGCGCGGTGATGAAGCACGGCGCCGACGTCCAGCTGAAACAGGTCGCGGCGGAGGCCGGATTGACCTCTGGGGCGGTTCTCTATCACTTTCCCGACGTCCAGAGCCTGTTGGTCGAGGCCAACCGCGCCGGCATGGAACGCTTCTACGACGAACGACTCAGAGCCATCGAGGGCATCGCGGAACCCGACCGACGACTCGTCGTGACCATCGAATCCGGACTCCCCGTCGACTCCGATGATCCGGCGGTGAAGCTGCTGTGCGAACTGGGCGGCGCAGCGGGTCGCTACCCGACCTACGGCGTCCTTCTCACAGCGCTCTTCGACCGACAGGTTGCGATGTATCAGGTGATCTTGGAATCCGGTGCAGCGCAAGGACAATTCACACTCAGCTCGCCGTCGCTGACCATCGCACGAAACATCGTGGCGCTGGAGGACGCATACGGCTACCGCATGATCGCACGCCATCCCAGCCTCGACGCCGACTCATCCGTCGAGCTGGTACTCGACTATGCCCGGGTGGCAACCGCTCACCCACTGCCCCGCATATCACCGAACGAAAGCAACCGCCAATGA
- a CDS encoding glycosyltransferase, which translates to MSTSLTIMFWPESAYGPTNQCIGIAAKLRDRGHRIVFAAESSWVGKIGRFGFAEELVDLAEPAAGAAEEDAGQFWTDFITETAPEFAKPTIEQIATFIKPTYQALIDGAKYCEPRLREIIATHQPDVIVEDNVVLFPALTTAGKPFVRVISCSPLEVPGPDVPPPFSGLPSDDRSEWAAYRAEFDSTIRPMWDEFDTWVQAQGSAPLPDLEFMPRENAATIYIYPQEADYTDRRPLDGTWTRVDSSIRETDDEYELPAAMADRPEGSALVYLSLGSLGAADVSLMQRLVDLLARTPHRFIVSKGPCADQIQLADNMVGEQMLPQTRIIPLVDAVISHGGNNTTTEALHFGKPMIVLPLFWDQYENAQRIDELGLGIRLDTYHFPDDQLTEALERVLTDAEMRARVDQIGAAVRARDGLSAAADVIERVGLGHRTTTA; encoded by the coding sequence ATGAGCACCAGCTTGACAATCATGTTCTGGCCCGAATCCGCTTACGGGCCAACGAATCAGTGCATCGGGATCGCCGCCAAGCTCCGGGACCGCGGACACCGAATCGTCTTCGCCGCAGAGTCATCCTGGGTTGGAAAGATCGGCCGGTTCGGGTTCGCTGAGGAACTCGTCGACCTCGCCGAACCCGCCGCCGGTGCGGCGGAGGAGGATGCGGGTCAGTTCTGGACGGACTTCATCACGGAGACCGCACCCGAATTTGCCAAGCCCACGATCGAACAGATCGCGACATTCATCAAGCCGACCTACCAAGCCCTCATCGACGGCGCCAAGTACTGCGAGCCCCGACTGCGCGAGATCATCGCAACCCACCAACCCGATGTCATCGTCGAGGACAATGTGGTCCTGTTCCCGGCGCTGACCACCGCGGGCAAGCCGTTCGTCCGGGTCATCTCCTGTAGCCCGTTGGAGGTTCCGGGACCCGATGTCCCGCCGCCCTTTTCCGGTCTGCCGAGCGATGACCGGTCCGAGTGGGCGGCCTACCGTGCCGAATTCGACTCGACCATCCGGCCCATGTGGGACGAGTTCGATACGTGGGTCCAGGCTCAGGGCAGCGCACCGCTCCCCGATCTCGAATTCATGCCGCGCGAGAACGCCGCAACGATCTACATCTACCCACAGGAAGCCGATTACACCGACCGGCGGCCGTTGGACGGCACCTGGACACGGGTCGACTCCAGCATTCGCGAGACCGATGACGAGTACGAGTTGCCCGCAGCGATGGCAGACCGCCCCGAGGGCAGCGCCCTGGTCTACCTGTCGCTGGGATCCCTCGGCGCAGCCGATGTTTCGCTCATGCAACGGCTGGTCGATCTCCTTGCCCGGACTCCGCACCGGTTCATCGTCAGCAAGGGGCCGTGCGCAGACCAGATTCAGCTCGCCGACAACATGGTCGGTGAGCAGATGCTGCCCCAGACCCGCATCATCCCACTGGTTGACGCGGTGATCTCGCACGGCGGTAACAACACCACCACCGAGGCCCTGCATTTCGGCAAGCCGATGATCGTGTTGCCGCTGTTCTGGGATCAATACGAAAATGCCCAACGCATCGACGAACTGGGTCTCGGTATCCGACTCGACACCTACCACTTTCCCGACGATCAGCTCACCGAGGCGCTCGAACGAGTTCTCACCGATGCTGAGATGCGCGCCCGGGTCGACCAGATCGGCGCGGCGGTACGCGCCCGCGACGGTCTGAGCGCAGCCGCCGACGTCATCGAGCGCGTCGGGCTCGGGCACCGCACGACGACGGCCTGA
- a CDS encoding glucosamine kinase encodes MPLHPTDLLELGERHAVAVVPCDGGLSAVPALLVDGEWRRAQAGDGAAEALVRLLTAGHGRSTRGAFTVASWAPPTRCTGERAITVDQTNESVIVGERAVAKWATHLVPGPHPAPARLSTLHAAGFTAMPPLWGIVTWQPDDGQATLIATVTEYLPGAVDGWTWAVDLAVAGARDGDMTTITATWTAVGEMIADLHAALAGTATVSGAGDARRWRDTAFATLAAARAAASPATADLLDDRRADVEHLLGPLGDLNDVPILAAHGDLHVGQILKAQNRFVVTDFDGNPVLSPAEQALPVPAALDVAGMLQSLAHVAIVAATKHDLNSHAVARADVRARSAFLDSYTARITHLGHADLLLGEDALTAFRLQQVLREIVYAGRHLPRWMYVPDLALPALLEGVS; translated from the coding sequence GTGCCACTTCACCCCACCGACCTGTTAGAACTCGGCGAGCGACATGCAGTCGCCGTCGTCCCATGCGACGGCGGCTTGTCAGCCGTGCCAGCACTTCTCGTGGATGGCGAGTGGCGGCGGGCCCAGGCCGGCGACGGGGCCGCCGAGGCACTCGTCCGCCTGCTCACCGCGGGGCACGGCCGATCCACCCGGGGAGCCTTCACCGTCGCTTCCTGGGCCCCACCGACACGCTGCACCGGTGAACGGGCCATCACCGTCGACCAGACGAACGAATCCGTCATCGTCGGCGAGCGCGCCGTTGCGAAGTGGGCCACCCACCTTGTGCCGGGCCCGCATCCCGCACCCGCTCGGCTCTCCACGCTGCATGCCGCCGGATTCACCGCGATGCCACCCCTCTGGGGAATCGTCACCTGGCAACCCGACGACGGACAGGCGACACTGATCGCCACCGTCACGGAGTACCTTCCCGGCGCGGTCGACGGTTGGACATGGGCGGTCGATCTCGCCGTCGCCGGGGCCCGGGACGGCGACATGACCACCATCACGGCGACGTGGACCGCGGTCGGAGAAATGATCGCCGACCTACACGCTGCCCTGGCAGGCACCGCCACCGTGTCGGGCGCCGGCGATGCGCGCCGCTGGCGCGACACCGCATTCGCCACACTCGCGGCGGCCCGCGCAGCGGCCAGCCCGGCGACAGCCGACTTACTGGACGATCGTCGAGCCGACGTGGAGCATCTCCTCGGACCCCTCGGCGATCTGAACGACGTCCCGATCCTCGCCGCCCACGGCGACCTCCACGTCGGCCAGATCCTGAAGGCACAGAACCGATTCGTGGTCACCGACTTCGACGGCAACCCGGTACTTTCCCCCGCCGAGCAGGCGCTGCCCGTGCCGGCAGCGCTCGACGTCGCAGGTATGCTGCAGTCGCTGGCCCACGTCGCGATCGTCGCGGCCACCAAGCACGATCTGAACTCGCACGCCGTTGCCCGCGCCGACGTGCGCGCGCGGTCGGCATTTCTAGACTCGTACACCGCGAGGATCACCCACCTCGGTCACGCCGACCTGCTTCTTGGTGAGGATGCGCTAACCGCGTTTCGACTGCAACAGGTCTTACGCGAGATCGTCTACGCCGGTAGACATCTGCCGCGCTGGATGTACGTGCCGGATCTGGCATTGCCCGCACTCTTAGAAGGAGTTTCTTGA
- a CDS encoding SIS domain-containing protein: protein MDADKFANDLARKPEVLAALAESLGNRNPWSEVLPAHVSRVVFLGMGSSAYAAGTAAARLRARGITAVSEIASSELLPAWGPDTLVIATSASGGSVETLDALERLDPAATTVALTNSPGSAITQKCGAVVELSAELEAGGVACRSYQHTLALFLALECALTAAPMTSLVAALEATAHASETLLSSESGWRPGISDLLLGPDEIQLCAPAHRFASAQQGALMFREGPRRAAIGCETGDWSHVDVYRTKNTNLTMVVFAGSKWERQMLDWTEARGTTVISVGGELPSATATLRYPGDENDDVRLLTETLVPELIAARAWQASLKG, encoded by the coding sequence ATGGACGCCGACAAGTTCGCCAACGATCTCGCCCGCAAGCCCGAAGTGCTCGCGGCACTGGCCGAGTCCCTGGGGAACCGCAACCCGTGGTCGGAAGTCCTTCCGGCGCACGTATCGCGCGTGGTGTTCTTGGGCATGGGCTCGTCCGCGTACGCGGCCGGAACCGCAGCGGCACGCCTTCGGGCACGGGGTATCACTGCCGTCTCGGAGATCGCCTCCTCCGAACTGCTTCCCGCTTGGGGACCGGACACCCTGGTCATCGCCACGTCCGCCTCGGGTGGGTCGGTGGAGACCCTGGATGCCCTCGAGCGCCTCGACCCTGCGGCGACCACCGTGGCGCTGACGAACTCTCCAGGCTCGGCCATCACCCAGAAGTGCGGCGCGGTGGTCGAATTGTCTGCCGAACTTGAGGCCGGCGGGGTTGCCTGCCGCAGCTACCAGCACACGTTGGCGCTGTTCCTAGCGCTTGAGTGCGCTCTCACCGCTGCACCGATGACGTCACTGGTCGCCGCCCTCGAAGCGACCGCGCACGCGAGCGAAACCTTGTTGTCCTCCGAGTCCGGTTGGCGCCCTGGGATTTCTGATCTTCTTCTCGGACCCGATGAGATTCAACTGTGCGCGCCCGCGCACCGGTTCGCCTCAGCGCAGCAGGGCGCGCTGATGTTCAGAGAGGGGCCCCGACGCGCCGCAATCGGCTGCGAGACCGGCGATTGGAGTCATGTCGACGTGTACCGCACCAAGAACACCAACCTGACCATGGTGGTGTTCGCAGGCTCGAAGTGGGAACGTCAGATGCTCGACTGGACCGAGGCACGGGGCACGACGGTGATCAGTGTCGGCGGCGAACTACCGTCAGCCACAGCGACACTGCGATACCCCGGTGACGAGAACGACGACGTGCGTCTTCTCACCGAGACGCTCGTTCCGGAACTCATCGCCGCGCGCGCCTGGCAGGCATCCCTGAAGGGATGA
- a CDS encoding UTP--glucose-1-phosphate uridylyltransferase, protein MQSSSLSSRNLSIAQHKMREAGVPEQAIRVFSSFYRQLEQGSCGVIAEAEIEPLADITHVDHLDFDSGSLRAAASATVVIKLNGGLGTTMGMDKAKSLLPVKDGLSFLDLIAHQIRHLRSELDVTLPVLFMNSFRTHHDTLDALGPYPDLRVDDLPLGFVQNREPKLTVGDLAPVTWPADPELEWCPPGHADLFTALDTSGVLDMLIDRGYRYASISNADNLGAYPDPAMMAWFAASGASCAAEVCRRTAADVKGGHFVLRRADGRLVLRESAQIDPTDFPVASDRSVHRYFNTNNMWFDLRALRRALAQADGVLDLPLIRNEKNVDPCDPQSPRVIQIESAVGAAISLFDTSTAIEVDRARFLPVKTTNDLALIRSDVYELRPDHQLRPVCNVPPTVDLDPRFFGLISDFEARMPTPPSLCGATSLSIRGDWRIGENTAVRGTVTLDAGQDQRHLLPGTVLAGT, encoded by the coding sequence ATGCAAAGCAGCTCGCTTTCAAGCCGCAACCTCTCGATCGCACAACACAAGATGCGCGAAGCCGGGGTGCCGGAACAGGCGATCCGGGTGTTCTCGTCGTTCTATCGACAACTCGAACAAGGATCCTGCGGAGTCATTGCCGAGGCCGAGATCGAACCGCTGGCCGATATCACGCACGTCGACCACCTCGATTTCGACAGCGGGAGTCTGCGCGCCGCCGCATCGGCGACGGTCGTGATCAAGCTCAACGGCGGTCTGGGCACGACGATGGGCATGGACAAGGCCAAGTCGCTGCTTCCCGTCAAAGACGGGCTGAGCTTCCTCGACCTGATCGCCCATCAGATCCGGCATCTGCGGTCCGAGCTCGACGTGACGTTGCCCGTGCTGTTCATGAATAGCTTCCGAACCCATCACGACACCCTCGACGCCCTCGGTCCCTATCCCGACCTCCGCGTCGACGATCTGCCGTTGGGCTTCGTCCAGAATCGCGAGCCCAAACTCACCGTCGGCGATTTGGCGCCCGTCACCTGGCCGGCAGATCCCGAGCTCGAGTGGTGCCCGCCGGGCCACGCGGATCTGTTCACCGCCCTGGACACCTCCGGCGTACTCGACATGCTGATCGACCGCGGCTACCGGTACGCATCCATCTCCAACGCAGACAATCTCGGCGCCTATCCGGATCCGGCGATGATGGCATGGTTCGCCGCGAGCGGCGCCTCGTGCGCCGCCGAGGTGTGCCGGCGCACCGCTGCCGACGTCAAAGGAGGGCACTTCGTCCTCCGTCGCGCCGACGGTCGGCTCGTACTACGCGAGAGTGCCCAGATTGATCCCACCGACTTCCCCGTCGCCTCCGACCGCTCGGTTCACCGCTACTTCAACACCAACAACATGTGGTTCGATCTTCGCGCTCTGCGGCGCGCGCTTGCTCAGGCTGACGGCGTCCTGGACCTGCCGCTGATTCGAAACGAAAAGAACGTCGACCCCTGCGATCCGCAGAGTCCACGAGTCATTCAGATCGAATCTGCTGTGGGAGCGGCGATCTCGCTCTTCGATACGTCTACGGCCATCGAGGTCGACCGGGCACGGTTTCTGCCCGTCAAAACAACCAACGACTTGGCGCTCATTCGATCCGACGTGTACGAGCTGCGGCCAGACCACCAGTTGCGTCCCGTGTGTAATGTGCCACCGACCGTCGACCTGGACCCGCGGTTTTTCGGCCTCATCAGCGATTTCGAGGCGAGAATGCCCACTCCCCCGTCACTGTGCGGCGCGACCTCCCTGTCCATCCGCGGTGACTGGCGAATCGGGGAAAACACCGCGGTGCGCGGCACCGTCACCCTCGATGCCGGCCAAGACCAGCGTCATCTGCTCCCCGGTACGGTGCTTGCCGGCACCTGA
- a CDS encoding NAD(+) synthase, which translates to MDFYSAYQHGFVRLAACTHRTVLADPAANAESVLRIARACHDESVAVAVFPELTLSGYSIEDILLQDSLLDAVEDAVADIVAASADLFPVLVVGAPLRYLHRIYNTAVVIHRGAVLGVAPKSYLPTYREFYERRQVAAGDDVQGAIRIGGADVPFGPDLLFAADDVSGLVLHVEICEDMFVPVPPSAEAALAGATVLANLSGSPITIGRAEDRKLLARSASARCLAAYVYAAAGEGESSTDLAWDGQTMIYENGRLLAESERFPKGERRSVADVDLDLLRSERLRMGTFDDNRRHHQERLKSFRRIGFRLEPPSGDIGLLRSVERFPFVPSDPFRLEQDCYEGYHIQVAGLVQRLRALDYPKLVIGVSGGLDSTHALIVAAHAMDREGRPRSDILAFTLPGFATGERTKNNAIRLSRALGVTFAELDIRDTATLMLTEMDHPFSRGEAVYDVTFENVQAGLRTDYLFRLANQRGGIVLGTGDLSELGLGWSTYGVGDQMSHYNVNAGVPKTLIQHLIRWVISSGQFEDEVGEILQSVLDTEITPELVPTGEDEEIQSSEAKVGPYSLQDFSLFQVLRYGFRPSKIAFLAWHAWSDPDSGNWPPGFPEGKRPAYSLKEIRHWLQVFVSRYYSFSQFKRSALPNGPKVSHGGSLSPRGDWRAPSDMSARIWLTEIERQIPED; encoded by the coding sequence ATGGATTTCTACTCGGCCTACCAGCACGGCTTCGTGCGGCTGGCCGCCTGCACCCACCGCACGGTGCTTGCGGACCCCGCCGCCAACGCCGAGTCGGTGCTGCGGATCGCCAGGGCTTGCCACGATGAGAGCGTCGCGGTGGCGGTGTTTCCCGAGCTCACCCTGTCCGGTTACTCCATCGAGGACATCCTGCTGCAGGACTCGCTGCTCGACGCCGTCGAGGATGCCGTGGCGGATATCGTCGCGGCATCGGCCGATCTGTTTCCCGTGCTGGTGGTGGGTGCACCGCTGCGCTACCTGCACCGCATCTACAACACCGCGGTGGTGATCCACCGCGGTGCGGTGCTCGGGGTGGCTCCGAAGTCCTACTTGCCGACGTATCGGGAGTTCTACGAACGGCGCCAGGTCGCGGCCGGCGACGATGTGCAAGGCGCGATCCGCATCGGTGGGGCTGACGTGCCATTCGGCCCGGACCTGTTGTTCGCGGCCGACGATGTGTCGGGGCTGGTGTTGCACGTCGAAATCTGTGAGGACATGTTCGTGCCGGTGCCACCGAGTGCGGAGGCCGCGTTGGCGGGCGCGACCGTGCTGGCCAACCTCTCTGGCAGCCCGATCACCATCGGCCGTGCCGAGGACCGCAAGCTGCTGGCCCGCTCAGCGTCGGCGCGCTGCCTGGCGGCCTACGTCTACGCCGCGGCCGGTGAAGGCGAGTCCAGCACTGACCTGGCCTGGGACGGTCAGACGATGATCTACGAAAACGGCCGTCTGCTAGCCGAATCCGAACGGTTCCCGAAAGGGGAGCGCCGCTCGGTCGCCGACGTCGATCTGGATCTGTTGCGCTCCGAGCGGCTCCGGATGGGCACCTTCGACGACAATCGCCGTCACCACCAAGAGCGGTTGAAGTCGTTCCGGCGCATCGGGTTCCGGCTCGAACCGCCCAGCGGTGACATTGGGCTGCTGCGCTCGGTCGAACGCTTTCCGTTCGTGCCTAGTGATCCGTTCCGGCTGGAACAGGATTGCTATGAGGGATACCACATTCAGGTCGCCGGGCTGGTACAGCGGCTGCGCGCACTGGACTACCCCAAGCTGGTGATCGGGGTTTCCGGCGGGCTGGACTCGACCCATGCGCTGATCGTGGCGGCGCACGCGATGGATCGGGAAGGCCGGCCCCGCAGCGATATTCTCGCGTTCACGCTGCCCGGCTTCGCGACCGGCGAGCGCACCAAGAACAACGCGATCAGGCTTTCGCGCGCCCTCGGTGTCACATTCGCCGAACTCGACATCCGCGACACCGCCACACTCATGCTGACCGAGATGGACCACCCGTTCTCCAGGGGTGAAGCGGTCTACGACGTCACCTTCGAGAATGTGCAGGCCGGCCTGCGCACCGACTACCTCTTCCGGCTCGCCAATCAACGCGGCGGCATCGTGCTGGGCACCGGCGATCTGTCCGAGCTTGGTCTGGGCTGGTCGACCTACGGCGTCGGCGATCAGATGTCGCATTACAACGTCAACGCCGGCGTGCCGAAAACCCTGATCCAGCATCTGATTCGGTGGGTGATCTCCTCCGGGCAGTTCGAGGACGAAGTCGGCGAGATCCTGCAGTCGGTGCTTGACACCGAAATCACCCCCGAGTTGGTACCCACCGGTGAAGACGAAGAGATCCAGAGCAGCGAAGCCAAAGTGGGTCCGTACTCGCTGCAGGATTTTTCGCTCTTCCAGGTGCTGCGGTACGGCTTCCGGCCGTCCAAGATCGCGTTTCTGGCCTGGCACGCCTGGAGTGATCCCGACAGCGGCAACTGGCCGCCGGGGTTCCCCGAGGGTAAGCGTCCGGCCTACTCGCTCAAGGAGATCCGGCACTGGCTGCAGGTCTTCGTTTCGCGGTACTACTCGTTCAGCCAGTTCAAACGCTCCGCGCTGCCGAACGGGCCCAAGGTGTCTCACGGGGGCTCGTTGTCGCCGCGCGGCGACTGGCGGGCGCCCTCGGACATGTCGGCGCGGATCTGGCTGACCGAGATCGAACGCCAGATTCCCGAGGACTGA